From one Cynocephalus volans isolate mCynVol1 chromosome X, mCynVol1.pri, whole genome shotgun sequence genomic stretch:
- the LOC134367218 gene encoding protein ARMCX6: MGRAREVGWMAAGLMIGAGACYCVYKLTIGRDDSEKLEEEEEEEWDDDEELDEEEPEIWFDFTTMTRPWSEDGDWTGPGAPGGTEDRPSGGGKANRAHPINQRPFPYEHKNTWSAQSFKNIACILDLSKCPFIQGKMLFAKPKDASFPFSHDYINSHLASLSMVGNTIPTPDPTVREKALCALDSSNASFENQGQIETYIDEVCRETVSHCCNSFLQQAGLHLLISMTVINNMLAKSVSDLKFPLLSEGSGCAKVQVLKPLMGLSEKPILAGELLGAQMLFSFMSLFIRNGNRGILLETLAP; the protein is encoded by the coding sequence ATGGGCCGGGCTCGGGAAGTGGGTTGGATGGCAGCAGGACTGATGATTGGGGCTGGTGCCTGCTACTGCGTTTACAAACTGACCATAGGAAGAGACGACAGTGAGaagttggaggaggaggaggaagaagaatggGACGATGACGAGGAGCTGGATGAGGAAGAGCCTGAGATTTGGTTTGATTTCACAACTATGACTCGGCCCTGGAGTGAGGATGGGGATTGGACTGGACCTGGGGCCCCAGGAGGCACTGAAGACAGGCCCTCAGGGGGGGGCAAAGCCAACCGAGCACACCCAATAAATCAGAGGCCATTCCCCTATGAACATAAAAACACTTGGAGTGctcaaagctttaaaaatatcgCTTGTATTCTTGACCTCTCCAAGTGTCCTTTCATTCAGGGAAAAATGTTGTTTGCGAAGCCCAAGGATGCTAGTTTTCCATTCAGCCATGATTATATCAATAGTCATTTGGCCAGCCTCTCAATGGTTGGAAACACGATCCCCACTCCCGACCCCACTGTTAGGGAGAAGGCTTTGTGTGCCTTGGATAGCTCGAATGCAAGTTTTGAAAATCAGGGCCAGATTGAGACATATATCGACGAAGTGTGTCGGGAGACTGTGTCACATTGCTGCAACTCATTTCTGCAGCAGGCCGGATTACATTTGTTAATAAGCATGACAGTTATTAATAACATGCTTGCCAAGTCTGTTTCAGACTTGAAGTTTCCTTTGCTATCAGAGGGAAGTGGATGTGCGAAGGTTCAGGTTTTGAAACCGCTGATGGGTTTGTCTGAAAAGCCAATCTTGGCGGGGGAATTGCTTGGTGCCCAAATGCTGTTCTCATTCATGTCACtctttatcagaaatggaaacagAGGGATTCTCCTGGAAACCCTTGCCCCGTAA
- the ARMCX3 gene encoding armadillo repeat-containing X-linked protein 3, with translation MGYARKVGWVTAGLVIGAGACYCIYRLTRGRKQNKEKMAEGGSGDVDDAGDCSGARYNDWSDDDDDSSESKSIVWYPPWARIGTEAGTRARARARARATRARRAVQKRASPNSDDTVLSPQELQKVLCLVEMSEKPYILEAALIALGNNAAYAFNRDIIRDLGGLPIVAKILNTRDPIVKEKALIVLNNLSVNAENQRRLKIYMNQVCDDTITSRLNSSVQLAGLRLLTNMTVTNEYQHMLANSISDFFRLFSAGNEETKLQVLKLLLNLAENPAMNRDLLRAQVPSSLGTLFNKKENKEVILKLLIIFENINDNFKWEENEPTQNQFGEGSLFFFLKEFQVCADKVLGIESHHDFLVKVKVGKFMAKLAEHMFPKNQE, from the coding sequence ATGGGCTACGCCAGGAAAGTAGGCTGGGTGACTGCAGGCCTGGTGATAGGGGCTGGCGCCTGCTATTGCATTTATAGACTGACCCggggaagaaaacagaacaaggAGAAAATGGCTGAGGGTGGGTCTGGGGATGTGgatgatgctggggactgttCTGGGGCCAGGTACAATGATTGgtctgatgatgatgatgacagcagTGAGAGCAAGAGTATAGTATGGTACCCACCTTGGGCCCGTATTGGGACTGAGGCGGGGACCAGAGCTAGGGCCAGGGCAAGGGCCAGGGCTACTCGGGCACGTCGGGCCGTCCAGAAAAGGGCTTCCCCCAATTCGGATGATACTGTTTTGTCCCCTCAAGAGCTGCAAAAAGTTCTCTGCTTGGTTGAGATGTCCGAAAAGCCTTATATTCTTGAGGCAGCTTTAATTGCTCTGGGTAACAATGCTGCGTATGCATTTAACAGAGATATTATTCGTGATCTGGGTGGCCTCCCAATTGTTGCAAAGATTCTCAATACTCGGGATCCCATAGTTAAGGAAAAGGCTTTAATTGTCCTGAATAACTTGAGTGTAAATGCTGAAAATCAGCGCAGGCTTAAGATATACATGAATCAAGTGTGTGATGACACAATCACTTCTCGCTTGAACTCATCTGTTCAGCTGGCTGGACTAAGATTGCTTACAAATATGACTGTTACTAATGAGTATCAGCACATGCTTGCTAATTCCATTTCAGACTTTTTTCGTTTGTTTTCAGCTGGAAATGAAGAAACCAAACTGCAGGTTTTGAAACTCCTTTTGAATTTGGCTGAAAATCCAGCCATGAATAGAGACCTGCTCAGGGCCCAAGTACCATCTTCACTGGGTACGCTCTTTAataagaaagagaacaaagaggTTATTCTTAAACTTCTGATCATATTTGAGAACATAAATGACAATtttaaatgggaagaaaatgaacCTACCCAGAATCAATTTGGTGAaggttcactttttttctttttaaaagaatttcaagTGTGTGCTGATAAGGTTCTGGGAATAGAAAGTCACCATGATTTTTTGGTGAAAGTAAAAGTTGGAAAATTCATGGCCAAACTGGCTGAGCATATGTTTCCAAAGAACCAGGAATAA